A stretch of Lathyrus oleraceus cultivar Zhongwan6 chromosome 6, CAAS_Psat_ZW6_1.0, whole genome shotgun sequence DNA encodes these proteins:
- the LOC127091359 gene encoding triacylglycerol lipase OBL1, whose product MDSEPQLYKDYLLLKPKEASVLELCCLLCSSNITNRRFIDCSEGLEIREFGQRWLLLISVVAQKVLVALEPFLKIVGDMLELWLNRIASNGGIIRLFFNILRGKMITPERSSAEFSTVVGYLDPRVDLDKNIHEKDPKYKGLLSIMASKFAYENEQFISTMITNHWDMEFLGQYSFWNDYQKHESTKAMIVKDTKSEPNLIVVAFRGTTPFDAEQWKTDIDISWFDLPNVGKIHGGFMKALGLLKNRGWPKEIDERGTHRYAYYTIREELRAILRENKDAKFILTGHSLGGALAILFTAVLIIHEEEWLLEKLEGVYTFGQPRVGDQKFGEFMKSKMKMYDVKCFRYVYCNDLVPRVPYDDQSLFFKHFSPCLYFNSLYQGKILEEEPNKNYYSLLWVIPKMLNAVWEVVRGFLLPFVVGREYKQNWLMVMFRLVGLTFPGVPAHFPTDYVTAVRLGSFNEHLELQDFFKDD is encoded by the exons ATGGATTCTGAACCACAATTGTATAAAGATTATCTTTTGTTGAAACCAAAAGAAGCAAGTGTTTTAGAACTATGTTGTCTCTTGTGTTCATCAAACATAACAAATAGAAGATTCATTGATTGCTCAGAAGGACTTGAAATTAGAGAGTTTGGACAAAGATGGCTTCTTCTGATTTCTGTTGTTGCACAAAAGGTTCTTGTTGCCTTGGAACCGTTCTTGAAAATAGTAGGAGACATGTTGGAGTTGTGGCTCAACCGTATAGCAAGTAATGGAGGAATCATTAGGCTCTTCTTCAACATTCTTAGAG GGAAAATGATAACACCAGAAAGATCATCTGCGGAGTTCTCAACGGTCGTAGGATATCTTGACCCGAGAGTTGATTTAGACAAAAATATTCATGAAAAGGATCCAAAATATAAAGGATTACTATCTATTATGGCATCAAAATTTGCCTACGAGAATGAACAATTTATTAGCACCATGATTACAAATCATTGGGAC ATGGAATTTTTAGGGCAATACAGCTTTTGGAATG ATTACCAAAAGCACGAGTCCACAAAAGCAATGATAGTGAAAGATACAAAATCTGAACCCAACTTGATTGTGGTTGCATTTAGAGGCACAACTCCATTTGATGCTGAGCAATGGAAAACAGACATAGATATCTCATGGTTTGACCTACCCAACGTGGGTAAGATACATGGTGGGTTCATGAAAGCATTGGGCCTTTTAAAGAACCGTGGATGGCCCAAAGAAATAGACGAAAGAGGCACGCATCGTTATGCTTACTACACAATTAGAGAGGAGCTGAGAGCAATATTGAGGGAGAATAAAGATGCAAAATTCATATTGACAGGGCATAGTTTGGGAGGAGCGTTGGCTATTTTGTTTACTGCTGTGCTTATAATCCATGAGGAAGAATGGTTGTTGGAAAAGTTAGAAGGTGTTTATACATTTGGGCAACCAAGAGTAGGAGACCAGAAGTTTGGGGAGTTCATGAAAAGCAAGATGAAAATGTATGATGTCAAGTGTTTTAGATATGTTTACTGTAATGATTTGGTTCCTAGGGTCCCTTATGATGACCAATCCCTCTTCTTTAAGCACTTTAGCCCTTGCCTCTATTTCAACAGCTTGTACCAAGGGAAG ATTCTAGAGGAGGAGCCAAATAAGAATTATTACTCTCTGTTATGGGTGATACCCAAGATGTTGAATGCAGTTTGGGAGGTGGTTAGAGGTTTCCTACTACCTTTTGTTGTAGGTAGAGAGTATAAACAGAATTGGTTGATGGTGATGTTCAGGCTCGTTGGATTGACATTCCCAGGAGTACCAGCTCATTTCCCTACAGATTATGTCACTGCTGTGCGTTTGGGATCCTTCAACGAACATCTAGAGCTTCAAGATTTTTTCAAAGATGACTAA